From Scleropages formosus chromosome 1, fSclFor1.1, whole genome shotgun sequence, a single genomic window includes:
- the sall2 gene encoding sal-like protein 3 isoform X2: MHYVDCTVHTFNLFGYEQLAVKSLSGFLAADSSSTLLPDCQPSLAPCPSPGGLHNPSLPAETSPPSHSPSQPTPFPSSNSESHSSHSPDFPHPSLSSRAQSPTQHSSSLAPSSQTQSRSLMASPKMGVSATTTTSSSSSSSSCAPPHPGSPSPVPEGPPSPITPAPSPGDPPRTHLSIAVILEELRVLQQRQIYQMQMTEEICKQVLQLGGVTCGLDSPPLPQLCLEGSESTSGAPLPLTTQASAPPLLACFPSLVPQSVSKPKTPHPMSQVLRPLKPQYDGIGGTGARVYPGSNARASSSSSSSTSSSSSVATTAVSHYPLSLSLGMPPRYLHEKSPNTTSANAATLPFFTPPLPASASMPSTSQEPQQFSSGSGTSSGPSLGRPSHACRFCGKLFSSDSSLQIHLRSHTGERPYQCPVCLSRFTTRGNLKVHFLRHREQNPELSLSLLPPSLFGAGAEQNQPAGGSGSSMVQKRRKRRSEDELFGEASEGVSGSGAFPLGTSPSARPPPASLPLPPSVDLALLSTAHSLLQLNRAAAAAAAAAAVSSSSSAAPSSCASSTSLTSSLLSAASSSSSAMSSTSTSSVTGLYKGAKRFDENTPPHPAIHPHSAYSQLAHLPKILFPTAPSQHHHPSLALLRPPAPPPPGSHLAAPHPQLTFPFSPFPKAQASSSPSSSSSDTSKLQRLVEKLEKDPQKLEECSSSGSAEAAGNSAGTTAGPFGASSSVSSHSAVAAAGFSREMMAALGMSGSGSAGGGAAVVAGSLGVMGGSLPSLAPNQCAVCLRVLSCPRALRLHQATHLGDRPFPCKLCGRSFSTKGNLRAHQATHRSRPPARAQNSCPLCQRKFTNALVLQHHIRMHLGGQLPPDGSSQAEAPPDSSPQGEPHYFGASVGELSSSLASSMPGFSLVTAQPGGTNPFPILGASGTSLSISSTPLPAEKTSRSPSGSSSPDLIPPADLSPDPTLNPSADPPPPPGGSDPPILSVSAPISEAPPAEQKGSTTPALKGHSSAAPISPSEMSPQASVQPHNGDEDAIPPDGYKARGPEDTHDSVSPGAQSSDVLPVSSPGAKPAFIPGCDTNPCPESIASCPTGVPHPDPPDLAVEVVPEPAVSGTSTPKGDRGAAREVDPAPTTASNPRRDTREAVFLGSPPKDDGGHPKATVPEGTQLTPPSASRPPEKKTYSCSECGKEYASRSGLKGHMKHHGGVVKPTRQAPRVNAERLSATSAAPTLPPAPSGTVSFWNQYQAFLSGSGEPQIEPASSQSSASPAENAEMRRPAESPGKAKALEDPCAATSTEGDEGEAEGGPEPEGK; the protein is encoded by the exons ATGCATTATGTTGACTGCACGGTTCACACTTTTAACTTGTTTGGAT ATGAACAACTGGCAGTGAAGTCGCTGTCGGGTTTCCTTGCCGCAGACTCCTCTTCCACTCTGCTGCCGGACTGCCAACCTTCGCTGGCTCCCTGCCCCTCTCCCGGGGGCCTGCACAATCCCTCTCTGCCTGCTGAGACGTctcccccctcccactcccCCAGCCAGCCCACCCCATTCCCCTCCTCCAATTCTGAGAGTCACTCATCCCACTCGCCGGACTTTCCGCACCCCTCCCTGTCCTCTCGGGCCCAGTCCCCTACCCAGCATTCCAGCAGCCTGGCACCTTCCTCGCAGACCCAGTCACGCTCTCTAATGGCCTCCCCCAAGATGGGTGTTTCTgcaaccaccaccacctcttcctcctcttcgtcTTCCTCCTGTGCCCCACCGCACCCAGGCAGCCCAAGTCCAGTCCCCGAAGGCCCACCCAGCCCAATCACTCCAGCCCCCAGCCCTGGCGACCCACCCCGCACCCACCTGAGCATTGCGGTCATCCTGGAGGAGCTGCGGGTCCTGCAACAGCGGCAGATCTACCAGATGCAGATGACCGAGGAGATTTGCAagcaggtgctgcagctggGTGGGGTTACGTGTGGCCTGGATTCTCCTCCGCTCCCGCAGCTGTGCTTGGAGGGCAGCGAGAGCACGTCCGGAGCGCCCCTGCCTTTAACCACCCAGGCCTCTGCTCCCCCTCTGCTGGCCTGCTTTCCGTCCCTGGTGCCGCAAAGTGTGTCCAAGCCCAAGACACCCCACCCGATGTCTCAAGTATTAAGGCCACTCAAACCTCAGTATGACGGGATTGGTGGCACGGGAGCCCGAGTTTACCCCGGAAGCAATGCCCGTGCGTCCTCTTCGTCCTCTTCTTCCACATCCTCGTCCTCCTCCGTAGCCACCACGGCGGTATCCCActaccctctctctctctctctgggcATGCCGCCCCGTTACCTCCACGAGAAGTCGCCCAACACCACCTCGGCGAATGCTGCCACTCTCCCGTTCTTTACTCCCCCCCTGCCGGCTTCCGCTTCTATGCCCAGCACCTCCCAGGAGCCCCAGCAATTCAGCTCCGGGTCCGGTACGTCTTCGGGGCCCTCTCTGGGGCGTCCGTCTCACGCCTGCCGCTTCTGCGGGAAGCTGTTCAGCAGCGACTCCTCCCTGCAGATCCACCTGCGCTCCCACACTGGAGAGCGGCCCTACCAGTGTCCCGTGTGCCTCAGCCGCTTCACGACTCGTGGGAACCTCAAGGTGCACTTCCTGCGGCACCGGGAGCAGAACCCAgagctctcgctctctctgctGCCCCCTTCCCTGTTTGGGGCGggagctgagcagaaccagccCGCTGGCGGCTCTGGCTCCAGCATGGTGCAGAAGCGCCGGAAGCGCCGCAGCGAGGATGAGTTGTTCGGGGAGGCCTCCGAAGGCGTTTCTGGGAGCGGGGCGTTTCCATTAGGCACAtccccgagtgcccgtcccccTCCGGCTTCCCTACCCCTGCCGCCTAGCGTGGACCTGGCCCTGCTCTCCACTGCCCACTCGCTCCTGCAGCTCAACAGAGCGGCAgccgcagctgctgcagctgctgccgtaTCGTCGTCCTCCTCAGCAGCACCGTCCTCCTGtgcctcctccacctccctcaCGTCCTCGCTCCTCAgtgccgcctcctcctcctcctcagccatGTCGTCCACATCTACATCCTCCGTCACTGGTCTGTACAAAGGAGCCAAGCGCTTTGACGAGAACACGCCGCCGCACCCTGCCATCCACCCTCACTCCGCCTACTCCCAGCTGGCACATCTGCCCAAGATCCTTTTCCCCACAGCACCGTCTCagcaccaccaccccagtctggcCCTGCTCCGGCCCCCCGCTCCTCCACCCCCCGGGTCACACCTTGCTGCCCCACACCCACAGCTTACATTTCCCTTCTCACCCTTCCCTAAGGCACAGGCCTcttcctccccttcctcctcctcttcagaCACGTCTAAGCTCCAGCGGTTGGTGGAGAAGTTGGAGAAGGATCCCCAGAAGTTAGAGGAATGCTCCTCATCAGGCTCCGCGGAGGCTGCGGGGAACAGTGCCGGCACCACCGCCGGGCCTTTTGGCGCAAGCTCGAGCGTCAGTTCCCATTCCGCCGTCGCCGCGGCTGGCTTCAGCAGAGAGATGATGGCAGCCCTGGGTATGAGCGGCAGCGGCTCGGCCGGAGGCGGAGCCGCTGTGGTGGCGGGCAGCCTCGGCGTGATGGGCGGCAGTCTACCCTCCCTTGCGCCGAACCAGTGTGCTGTGTGTCTGCGAGTGCTGAGCTGCCCGCGGGCGCTCCGCCTGCACCAAGCCACACATTTGGGCGACCGCCCGTTCCCCTGCAAGCTGTGTGGCCGCTCCTTCTCCACCAAGGGCAATCTGCGTGCCCACCAGGCCACGCACCGCTCCCGGCCCCCGGCCCGCGCCCAGAACTCCTGCCCCCTCTGCCAGCGCAAGTTCACCAACGCCCTGGTGCTGCAGCATCACATCCGCATGCACCTGGGGGGGCAGCTTCCGCCTGATGGCTCGTCTCAGGCCGAGGCTCCACCCGACTCCTCCCCGCAGGGAGAGCCGCACTACTTCGGTGCCAGCGTCGGGGAGCTCAGCAGCAGCCTTGCAAGCTCCATGCCTGGATTCAGTCTGGTCACCGCTCAGCCAGGGGGTACGAACCCTTTCCCCATTTTGGGCGCGAGTGGCACTTCTTTGTCCATCAGCTCCACGCCGTTGCCTGCTGAAAAAACGAGCCGCAGCCCCTCCGGATCCTCCAGCCCGGATCTCATTCCCCCAGCTGACTTGAGTCCTGATCCGACTCTGAACCCCAGTGCagaccctcctcctcctccaggaggCTCGGACCCCCCCATCCTGTCTGTCAGCGCACCCATCTCTGAGGCCCCCCCAGCTGAACAGAAAGGCAGCACCACACCTGCTCTCAAAGGTCACTCCAGTGCAGCTCCCATCTCTCCCAGTGAGATGAGTCCCCAGGCCAGTGTGCAGCCACACAACGGAGATGAAGATGCCATTCCCCCTGATGGCTACAAGGCAAGAGGTCCAGAGGACACTCATGACTCAGTGAGCCCTGGTGCTCAGAGCAGTGATGTCTTGCCTGTGTCCAGCCCAGGTGCGAAGCCTGCTTTTATCCCAGGCTGTGACACAAACCCCTGTCCTGAGAGCATCGCTTCCTGTCCTACGGGGGTCCCCCACCCAGATCCGCCTGATCTCGCCGTAGAAGTCGTCCCAGAACCAGCAGTCAGTGGTACCTCAACGCCCAAGGGTGACAGAGGTGCGGCACGGGAAGTGGACCCAGCGCCGACAACGGCTTCAAATCCAAGGAGGGACACTAGGGAGGCAGTCTTCCTTGGCTCACCTCCCAAGGATGATGGTGGTCATCCCAAAGCCACGGTTCCTGAGGGTACCCAGCTGACCCCACCCTCAGCATCACGCCCCCCTGAGAAGAAAACCTACAGCTGCTCCGAGTGTGGGAAGGAGTATGCCAGTCGCAGTGGCCTCAAG GGACACATGAAACATCACGGCGGGGTGGTGAAACCCACTCGTCAGGCCCCCCGCGTTAACGCTGAACGACTCTCCGCGACCTCCGCTGCCCCTACCCTCCCTCCTGCCCCCAGCGGGACGGTGAGCTTCTGGAATCAGTATCAGGCTTTTCTGAGCGGCAGTGGTGAGCCACAGATAGAGCCGGCATCCAGCCAGTCCAGCGCAAGTCCGGCAGAAAACGCGGAGATGCGCCGCCCTGCCGAGTCTCCCGGCAAAGCGAAAGCTTTGGAAGATCCGTGTGCGGCGACCAGCACAGAAGGAGATGAGGGCGAGGCAGAGGGCGGTCCGGAACCCGAGGGAAAGTGA
- the sall2 gene encoding sal-like protein 3 isoform X1, whose translation MSRRKQKRPQQLVNSAFGSARILTQDEQLAVKSLSGFLAADSSSTLLPDCQPSLAPCPSPGGLHNPSLPAETSPPSHSPSQPTPFPSSNSESHSSHSPDFPHPSLSSRAQSPTQHSSSLAPSSQTQSRSLMASPKMGVSATTTTSSSSSSSSCAPPHPGSPSPVPEGPPSPITPAPSPGDPPRTHLSIAVILEELRVLQQRQIYQMQMTEEICKQVLQLGGVTCGLDSPPLPQLCLEGSESTSGAPLPLTTQASAPPLLACFPSLVPQSVSKPKTPHPMSQVLRPLKPQYDGIGGTGARVYPGSNARASSSSSSSTSSSSSVATTAVSHYPLSLSLGMPPRYLHEKSPNTTSANAATLPFFTPPLPASASMPSTSQEPQQFSSGSGTSSGPSLGRPSHACRFCGKLFSSDSSLQIHLRSHTGERPYQCPVCLSRFTTRGNLKVHFLRHREQNPELSLSLLPPSLFGAGAEQNQPAGGSGSSMVQKRRKRRSEDELFGEASEGVSGSGAFPLGTSPSARPPPASLPLPPSVDLALLSTAHSLLQLNRAAAAAAAAAAVSSSSSAAPSSCASSTSLTSSLLSAASSSSSAMSSTSTSSVTGLYKGAKRFDENTPPHPAIHPHSAYSQLAHLPKILFPTAPSQHHHPSLALLRPPAPPPPGSHLAAPHPQLTFPFSPFPKAQASSSPSSSSSDTSKLQRLVEKLEKDPQKLEECSSSGSAEAAGNSAGTTAGPFGASSSVSSHSAVAAAGFSREMMAALGMSGSGSAGGGAAVVAGSLGVMGGSLPSLAPNQCAVCLRVLSCPRALRLHQATHLGDRPFPCKLCGRSFSTKGNLRAHQATHRSRPPARAQNSCPLCQRKFTNALVLQHHIRMHLGGQLPPDGSSQAEAPPDSSPQGEPHYFGASVGELSSSLASSMPGFSLVTAQPGGTNPFPILGASGTSLSISSTPLPAEKTSRSPSGSSSPDLIPPADLSPDPTLNPSADPPPPPGGSDPPILSVSAPISEAPPAEQKGSTTPALKGHSSAAPISPSEMSPQASVQPHNGDEDAIPPDGYKARGPEDTHDSVSPGAQSSDVLPVSSPGAKPAFIPGCDTNPCPESIASCPTGVPHPDPPDLAVEVVPEPAVSGTSTPKGDRGAAREVDPAPTTASNPRRDTREAVFLGSPPKDDGGHPKATVPEGTQLTPPSASRPPEKKTYSCSECGKEYASRSGLKGHMKHHGGVVKPTRQAPRVNAERLSATSAAPTLPPAPSGTVSFWNQYQAFLSGSGEPQIEPASSQSSASPAENAEMRRPAESPGKAKALEDPCAATSTEGDEGEAEGGPEPEGK comes from the exons ATGTCCCGCCGGAAGCAGAAGCGTCCGCAGCAGCTCGTGAACTCGGCGTTCGGGAGCGCGCGGATACTGACGCAAG ATGAACAACTGGCAGTGAAGTCGCTGTCGGGTTTCCTTGCCGCAGACTCCTCTTCCACTCTGCTGCCGGACTGCCAACCTTCGCTGGCTCCCTGCCCCTCTCCCGGGGGCCTGCACAATCCCTCTCTGCCTGCTGAGACGTctcccccctcccactcccCCAGCCAGCCCACCCCATTCCCCTCCTCCAATTCTGAGAGTCACTCATCCCACTCGCCGGACTTTCCGCACCCCTCCCTGTCCTCTCGGGCCCAGTCCCCTACCCAGCATTCCAGCAGCCTGGCACCTTCCTCGCAGACCCAGTCACGCTCTCTAATGGCCTCCCCCAAGATGGGTGTTTCTgcaaccaccaccacctcttcctcctcttcgtcTTCCTCCTGTGCCCCACCGCACCCAGGCAGCCCAAGTCCAGTCCCCGAAGGCCCACCCAGCCCAATCACTCCAGCCCCCAGCCCTGGCGACCCACCCCGCACCCACCTGAGCATTGCGGTCATCCTGGAGGAGCTGCGGGTCCTGCAACAGCGGCAGATCTACCAGATGCAGATGACCGAGGAGATTTGCAagcaggtgctgcagctggGTGGGGTTACGTGTGGCCTGGATTCTCCTCCGCTCCCGCAGCTGTGCTTGGAGGGCAGCGAGAGCACGTCCGGAGCGCCCCTGCCTTTAACCACCCAGGCCTCTGCTCCCCCTCTGCTGGCCTGCTTTCCGTCCCTGGTGCCGCAAAGTGTGTCCAAGCCCAAGACACCCCACCCGATGTCTCAAGTATTAAGGCCACTCAAACCTCAGTATGACGGGATTGGTGGCACGGGAGCCCGAGTTTACCCCGGAAGCAATGCCCGTGCGTCCTCTTCGTCCTCTTCTTCCACATCCTCGTCCTCCTCCGTAGCCACCACGGCGGTATCCCActaccctctctctctctctctgggcATGCCGCCCCGTTACCTCCACGAGAAGTCGCCCAACACCACCTCGGCGAATGCTGCCACTCTCCCGTTCTTTACTCCCCCCCTGCCGGCTTCCGCTTCTATGCCCAGCACCTCCCAGGAGCCCCAGCAATTCAGCTCCGGGTCCGGTACGTCTTCGGGGCCCTCTCTGGGGCGTCCGTCTCACGCCTGCCGCTTCTGCGGGAAGCTGTTCAGCAGCGACTCCTCCCTGCAGATCCACCTGCGCTCCCACACTGGAGAGCGGCCCTACCAGTGTCCCGTGTGCCTCAGCCGCTTCACGACTCGTGGGAACCTCAAGGTGCACTTCCTGCGGCACCGGGAGCAGAACCCAgagctctcgctctctctgctGCCCCCTTCCCTGTTTGGGGCGggagctgagcagaaccagccCGCTGGCGGCTCTGGCTCCAGCATGGTGCAGAAGCGCCGGAAGCGCCGCAGCGAGGATGAGTTGTTCGGGGAGGCCTCCGAAGGCGTTTCTGGGAGCGGGGCGTTTCCATTAGGCACAtccccgagtgcccgtcccccTCCGGCTTCCCTACCCCTGCCGCCTAGCGTGGACCTGGCCCTGCTCTCCACTGCCCACTCGCTCCTGCAGCTCAACAGAGCGGCAgccgcagctgctgcagctgctgccgtaTCGTCGTCCTCCTCAGCAGCACCGTCCTCCTGtgcctcctccacctccctcaCGTCCTCGCTCCTCAgtgccgcctcctcctcctcctcagccatGTCGTCCACATCTACATCCTCCGTCACTGGTCTGTACAAAGGAGCCAAGCGCTTTGACGAGAACACGCCGCCGCACCCTGCCATCCACCCTCACTCCGCCTACTCCCAGCTGGCACATCTGCCCAAGATCCTTTTCCCCACAGCACCGTCTCagcaccaccaccccagtctggcCCTGCTCCGGCCCCCCGCTCCTCCACCCCCCGGGTCACACCTTGCTGCCCCACACCCACAGCTTACATTTCCCTTCTCACCCTTCCCTAAGGCACAGGCCTcttcctccccttcctcctcctcttcagaCACGTCTAAGCTCCAGCGGTTGGTGGAGAAGTTGGAGAAGGATCCCCAGAAGTTAGAGGAATGCTCCTCATCAGGCTCCGCGGAGGCTGCGGGGAACAGTGCCGGCACCACCGCCGGGCCTTTTGGCGCAAGCTCGAGCGTCAGTTCCCATTCCGCCGTCGCCGCGGCTGGCTTCAGCAGAGAGATGATGGCAGCCCTGGGTATGAGCGGCAGCGGCTCGGCCGGAGGCGGAGCCGCTGTGGTGGCGGGCAGCCTCGGCGTGATGGGCGGCAGTCTACCCTCCCTTGCGCCGAACCAGTGTGCTGTGTGTCTGCGAGTGCTGAGCTGCCCGCGGGCGCTCCGCCTGCACCAAGCCACACATTTGGGCGACCGCCCGTTCCCCTGCAAGCTGTGTGGCCGCTCCTTCTCCACCAAGGGCAATCTGCGTGCCCACCAGGCCACGCACCGCTCCCGGCCCCCGGCCCGCGCCCAGAACTCCTGCCCCCTCTGCCAGCGCAAGTTCACCAACGCCCTGGTGCTGCAGCATCACATCCGCATGCACCTGGGGGGGCAGCTTCCGCCTGATGGCTCGTCTCAGGCCGAGGCTCCACCCGACTCCTCCCCGCAGGGAGAGCCGCACTACTTCGGTGCCAGCGTCGGGGAGCTCAGCAGCAGCCTTGCAAGCTCCATGCCTGGATTCAGTCTGGTCACCGCTCAGCCAGGGGGTACGAACCCTTTCCCCATTTTGGGCGCGAGTGGCACTTCTTTGTCCATCAGCTCCACGCCGTTGCCTGCTGAAAAAACGAGCCGCAGCCCCTCCGGATCCTCCAGCCCGGATCTCATTCCCCCAGCTGACTTGAGTCCTGATCCGACTCTGAACCCCAGTGCagaccctcctcctcctccaggaggCTCGGACCCCCCCATCCTGTCTGTCAGCGCACCCATCTCTGAGGCCCCCCCAGCTGAACAGAAAGGCAGCACCACACCTGCTCTCAAAGGTCACTCCAGTGCAGCTCCCATCTCTCCCAGTGAGATGAGTCCCCAGGCCAGTGTGCAGCCACACAACGGAGATGAAGATGCCATTCCCCCTGATGGCTACAAGGCAAGAGGTCCAGAGGACACTCATGACTCAGTGAGCCCTGGTGCTCAGAGCAGTGATGTCTTGCCTGTGTCCAGCCCAGGTGCGAAGCCTGCTTTTATCCCAGGCTGTGACACAAACCCCTGTCCTGAGAGCATCGCTTCCTGTCCTACGGGGGTCCCCCACCCAGATCCGCCTGATCTCGCCGTAGAAGTCGTCCCAGAACCAGCAGTCAGTGGTACCTCAACGCCCAAGGGTGACAGAGGTGCGGCACGGGAAGTGGACCCAGCGCCGACAACGGCTTCAAATCCAAGGAGGGACACTAGGGAGGCAGTCTTCCTTGGCTCACCTCCCAAGGATGATGGTGGTCATCCCAAAGCCACGGTTCCTGAGGGTACCCAGCTGACCCCACCCTCAGCATCACGCCCCCCTGAGAAGAAAACCTACAGCTGCTCCGAGTGTGGGAAGGAGTATGCCAGTCGCAGTGGCCTCAAG GGACACATGAAACATCACGGCGGGGTGGTGAAACCCACTCGTCAGGCCCCCCGCGTTAACGCTGAACGACTCTCCGCGACCTCCGCTGCCCCTACCCTCCCTCCTGCCCCCAGCGGGACGGTGAGCTTCTGGAATCAGTATCAGGCTTTTCTGAGCGGCAGTGGTGAGCCACAGATAGAGCCGGCATCCAGCCAGTCCAGCGCAAGTCCGGCAGAAAACGCGGAGATGCGCCGCCCTGCCGAGTCTCCCGGCAAAGCGAAAGCTTTGGAAGATCCGTGTGCGGCGACCAGCACAGAAGGAGATGAGGGCGAGGCAGAGGGCGGTCCGGAACCCGAGGGAAAGTGA